GCACCGCCACGGCCGCGGCCGTGGTCCTGGGCCTGACCGGCGCGGCCCCCGCCCCGGCGCACCGGCCGACCCGACCGGCCGAGGTCCGGGTCTGGGTCACCACCCCGGACGGCGCCGAACTGCTGCACCAGCGCCCCTCGGTGGCGTTCCACCCGGGGGCGTCCGCCCGCACCACCATCACCGTCGACCCGACGCAGACCTTCCAGCGGATGGACGGCTTCGGTGCTTCGATCACCGACTCCTCCGCCGCCGTGCTGAGCACCCTGCCCCCGACCGACCGGGACGCCGCGCTGCGCCGGCTCTTCGACCCCGCGGGCGGGATCGGCATCAGCATGGTCCGCCAGCCGATCGGCTCCTCCGACTTCACGGCCGCCGCCGAGCACTACACCTACGACGACGTCCCGGCCGGGCAGAGCGACTTCGCACTGAGCCGCTTCTCGATCGCCCACGACGAGCGGCAGATCCTCCCGCTGCTGCGCCGAGCCAGGCGCCTCAACCCGGAGTTGAAGGTGGTGGCGACGCCGTGGAGCCCGCCCGCCTGGATGAAGACCGGTGACTCGCTGCTGGAGGGCAAGCTCAAGGACGACCCGGCGGTCTACGACGCGTACGCCCGCTACCTGGTGAAGTTCGTGCAGGCGTACGCGGCGGCGGGCGTCCCGGTCGACTACCTGACGGTGCAGAACGAGCCGCAGAACCGCAAGCCCAACGCGTACCCGGGCACCGACCTGACCGCCGAGCAGGAGGAGAAGGTGATCGAGGCGCTCGGGCCGCTGCTGAGGAAGGCCAGCCCGCGCACGAAGATCCTCGGCTACGACCACAACTGGGTCACCCACCCCGACGACGTCCGCAACACCCCGCCCGGCGAGGACCCGGAGACCGACTACCCGTACCGGCTGCTGGACAGCGACGCCGCCAAGTGGCTGGCCGGCACCGCCTACCACTGCTACGCGGGCGACCCGTCCGCGCAGAGCGCGCTGCACGACGCGCACCCCGACAAGGGCATCTGGTTCACCGAGTGCTCCGGCTCGCACGGGCCGGACGACACCGTCGCGCAGACCTTCCGCGGGACGCTGACCTGGCACGCTCGCAACCTGACCGTCGGCGCGACCCGCAACTGGGCCGAGTCCGTGCTCAACTGGAACATCGCGCTGGACGAGCACGACGGCCCGCACAACGGCGGCTGCGGCACCTGCACCGCCCTGCTGACCGTGCACGACGACCACAGCGTCACCACCGGCGCCGAGTACTACACCATCGGCCACCTGTCGAAGTTCGTCCGCCCCGGCGCCGTCCGGATCGCCAGCACCAACTTCGGCACGCCGGGCTGGAACGGGCAGCTGACCGACGTCGCGTTCACCGACCCGGACGGGTCGACCGTGCTGGTGGTGCACAACGAGAACGACGCCCCGCGCGACTTCGCCGTCGCGGTCGGCGGCCAGAGCTTCGAGTACACCCTGCCCGGCGGCGCGCTGGCCACCTTCAGCTGGCCCGGGGCCGGTGCGCCGAAGGCCGACCGGCGCGAGGTCCCGCTCACCGGCGCCACCGCCACCGCCGGGCCGGCCGCCGCCGACGCCCGCGCGGCGATCGACGCGGACGCCTCCACCCGGTGGTCCAGCGGCGCGGCCCAGGCCCCCGGCCAGTACCTGCGGATCGACCTGGGACGGCGCACCGCCTTCGACCGGGTCGCCCTCGACAGCGGCGACAACCTCGGCGACTACGCCCGCGGTTGGCGGATCGAGGCGAGCGACGACGGCACCCGCTGGCGCCCCCTCGCCGCCGGCGCCGGCACCGGCCAGCTCACCACCGTCGACCTGCCGCGCGACACCCGGGCCCGCTACCTGCGGATCACCGCCACCGCCGCCGCGCCCAACTGGTGGAGCCTCGCGGACGTCCGCCTCTACCGCTGACCCCCGCCACCCCTCCGGTTCGCGGAACACCCGACGTTCCGTGCGCACCACCGCGCAGCATCCCACCCCACCCCCCCACGAGGAGCAGTCCCATGTCCGGACCGCACCGCCCCGCCCGCCTCGCCGTGGCCCTCGCCCTGGCCGCCGCCGGTCTCGCCACCGCCGGCGGAACGGCCGCCCAGGCCG
The window above is part of the Kitasatospora sp. NA04385 genome. Proteins encoded here:
- a CDS encoding discoidin domain-containing protein codes for the protein MYRRVLGTATAAAVVLGLTGAAPAPAHRPTRPAEVRVWVTTPDGAELLHQRPSVAFHPGASARTTITVDPTQTFQRMDGFGASITDSSAAVLSTLPPTDRDAALRRLFDPAGGIGISMVRQPIGSSDFTAAAEHYTYDDVPAGQSDFALSRFSIAHDERQILPLLRRARRLNPELKVVATPWSPPAWMKTGDSLLEGKLKDDPAVYDAYARYLVKFVQAYAAAGVPVDYLTVQNEPQNRKPNAYPGTDLTAEQEEKVIEALGPLLRKASPRTKILGYDHNWVTHPDDVRNTPPGEDPETDYPYRLLDSDAAKWLAGTAYHCYAGDPSAQSALHDAHPDKGIWFTECSGSHGPDDTVAQTFRGTLTWHARNLTVGATRNWAESVLNWNIALDEHDGPHNGGCGTCTALLTVHDDHSVTTGAEYYTIGHLSKFVRPGAVRIASTNFGTPGWNGQLTDVAFTDPDGSTVLVVHNENDAPRDFAVAVGGQSFEYTLPGGALATFSWPGAGAPKADRREVPLTGATATAGPAAADARAAIDADASTRWSSGAAQAPGQYLRIDLGRRTAFDRVALDSGDNLGDYARGWRIEASDDGTRWRPLAAGAGTGQLTTVDLPRDTRARYLRITATAAAPNWWSLADVRLYR